A part of Capsicum annuum cultivar UCD-10X-F1 chromosome 6, UCD10Xv1.1, whole genome shotgun sequence genomic DNA contains:
- the LOC107875707 gene encoding beta-glucosidase BoGH3B isoform X1, whose protein sequence is MRRYSISMKVFVLFCCLWAVIVEAEYLKYKDPKQPMVTRIKDLMKRMTLEEKIGQMTQIERKVASVDVMKQYFIGSVLSGGGSVPAPKASAEDWINMVNDIQMAALSTRLGIPMIYGIDAVHGHNNVYNATIFPHNIGLGVTRDPDLVKRIGAATALEVRATGIPYAFAPCIAVCRDPRWGRCYESYSEDHKIVRTMTEIIHGLQGDLPANSRKGVPFVGGKSNVAACAKHFVGDGGTVGGIDANNTVINSNGLYGIHMSAYYDSIIKGVSTVMVSYSSWNGVKMHAHRDLVTGFLKGKLKFRGFVISDWEGIDRITSPPHANYTYSVQAGVSAGIDMVMVPTNYTEFIDTLTQLVKDSVIPMSRIDDAVKRILRVKFTMGLFENPLADLSLVNQLGSQEHRELAREAVRKSLVLLKNGKSASQPLLPLPKKAPKILVAGSHADNLGYQCGGWTIEWQGAAGNDLTVGTTILSAIKKTVDPSTQVVYQQNPDANFVKSNEFDYAVVVVGEVPYAEILGDSTNLTITDPGPSTINNVCGAVKCVVVVVSGRPVVLEPYVDKIDALVAAWLPGTEGQGVADVLFGDYGFTGKLARTWFKSVDQLPMNVGDRHYDPLFPFGFGLTTQPVTRN, encoded by the exons ATGAGGAGATATTCAATATCCATGAAGGTTTTTGTGTTGTTCTGCTGCCTATGGGCAGTGATTGTGGAGGCAGAGTACCTAAAATACAAGGACCCAAAACAGCCAATGGTTACAAGAATCAAGGACTTGATGAAAAGAATGACACTTGAGGAAAAAATTGGTCAGATGACTCAGATTGAGAGGAAAGTTGCATCAGTTGATGTTATGAAGCAATATTTCATTG GAAGTGTATTGAGTGGTGGAGGAAGTGTTCCTGCACCTAAGGCCTCTGCTGAGGATTGGATCAATATGGTAAATGATATTCAAATGGCTGCTCTTTCGACCCGCCTTGGCATTCCAATGATTTATGGGATTGATGCAGTTCATGGACACAACAATGTCTATAATGCTACTATTTTTCCTCACAATATTGGGCTTGGTGTCACCAG GGACCCTGATCTCGTGAAGCGGATTGGGGCAGCAACTGCACTTGAAGTTAGAGCCACAGGAATCCCATATGCTTTTGCTCCCTGCATTGCA GTATGCAGAGATCCAAGATGGGGACGTTGTTATGAAAGCTACAGCGAAGATCATAAGATTGTGCGAACCATGACAGAGATAATTCATGGTTTACAAGGAGATCTGCCAGCTAATTCTCGCAAGGGTGTTCCCTTTGTTGGCGGAAA GTCAAATGTAGCAGCCTGTGCCAAGCATTTTGTGGGAGACGGTGGCACAGTAGGGGGGATCGATGCAAATAACACTGTAATTAACTCAAATGGTTTGTATGGCATCCACATGTCTGCATATTATGATTCAATCATTAAGGGTGTTTCAACGGTGATGGTGTCTTACTCAAGCTGGAATGGGGTAAAGATGCATGCTCATCGAGATCTTGTCACTGGCTTCCTAAAGGGCAAGCTCAAATTCAGG GGTTTTGTGATTTCTGATTGGGAAGGCATCGACCGGATTACAAGCCCACCTCATGCTAATTACACTTATTCAGTTCAAGCTGGAGTTTCGGCTGGAATTGACATG GTTATGGTTCCAACCAACTACACGGAGTTTATTGATACTCTAACTCAACTAGTGAAAGATAGTGTCATTCCCATGAGCAGAATTGATGATGCTGTGAAGCGGATATTGAGAGTTAAGTTTACCATGGGTCTCTTTGAGAACCCACTGGCTGACCTTAGCTTGGTAAACCAACTCGGTAGCCAG GAGCATAGAGAGTTGGCAAGGGAAGCAGTAAGGAAATCGCTTGTCCTTTTGAAGAACGGGAAGAGCGCTAGTCAGCCATTACTTCCTCTTCCAAAGAAAGCTCCTAAGATACTTGTAGCTGGAAGTCATGCAGACAATTTGGGTTACCAATGCGGAGGATGGACAATAGAATGGCAGGGCGCTGCAGGCAATGATTTAACAGTCG GAACCACCATTTTAAGTGCTATCAAGAAAACTGTGGATCCTTCTACACAAGTAGTGTACCAGCAGAATCCTGATGCAAACTTTGTGAAGTCCAATGAATTCGACTACGCCGTTGTTGTAGTAGGTGAAGTCCCATACGCAGAGATTTTGGGTGACAGCACAAATCTTACAATAACAGACCCTGGTCCTAGCACTATCAACAATGTCTGTGGTGCTGTGAAATGTGTTGTAGTCGTCGTGTCTGGTCGTCCAGTTGTGCTAGAGCCTTACGTCGATAAAATAGATGCACTTGTAGCTGCTTGGCTTCCGGGGACTGAAGGGCAAGGTGTTGCAGATGTTTTATTTGGTGACTATGGTTTCACTGGTAAACTTGCTAGGACCTGGTTCAAGTCAGTTGATCAGCTTC
- the LOC107875707 gene encoding beta-glucosidase BoGH3B isoform X2: MRRYSISMKVFVLFCCLWAVIVEAEYLKYKDPKQPMVTRIKDLMKRMTLEEKIGQMTQIERKVASVDVMKQYFIGSVLSGGGSVPAPKASAEDWINMVNDIQMAALSTRLGIPMIYGIDAVHGHNNVYNATIFPHNIGLGVTRDPDLVKRIGAATALEVRATGIPYAFAPCIAVCRDPRWGRCYESYSEDHKIVRTMTEIIHGLQGDLPANSRKGVPFVGGKSNVAACAKHFVGDGGTVGGIDANNTVINSNGLYGIHMSAYYDSIIKGVSTVMVSYSSWNGVKMHAHRDLVTGFLKGKLKFRGFVISDWEGIDRITSPPHANYTYSVQAGVSAGIDMVMVPTNYTEFIDTLTQLVKDSVIPMSRIDDAVKRILRVKFTMGLFENPLADLSLVNQLGSQEHRELAREAVRKSLVLLKNGKSASQPLLPLPKKAPKILVAGSHADNLGYQCGGWTIEWQGAAGNDLTVGTTILSAIKKTVDPSTQVVYQQNPDANFVKSNEFDYAVVVVGEVPYAEILGDSTNLTITDPGPSTINNVCGAVKCVVVVVSGRPVVLEPYVDKIDALVAAWLPGTEGQGVADVLFGDYGFTGKLARTWFKSVDQLPMNVGDRHYDPLFPFGFGLTTQPVTRN; encoded by the exons ATGAGGAGATATTCAATATCCATGAAGGTTTTTGTGTTGTTCTGCTGCCTATGGGCAGTGATTGTGGAGGCAGAGTACCTAAAATACAAGGACCCAAAACAGCCAATGGTTACAAGAATCAAGGACTTGATGAAAAGAATGACACTTGAGGAAAAAATTGGTCAGATGACTCAGATTGAGAGGAAAGTTGCATCAGTTGATGTTATGAAGCAATATTTCATTG GAAGTGTATTGAGTGGTGGAGGAAGTGTTCCTGCACCTAAGGCCTCTGCTGAGGATTGGATCAATATGGTAAATGATATTCAAATGGCTGCTCTTTCGACCCGCCTTGGCATTCCAATGATTTATGGGATTGATGCAGTTCATGGACACAACAATGTCTATAATGCTACTATTTTTCCTCACAATATTGGGCTTGGTGTCACCAG GGACCCTGATCTCGTGAAGCGGATTGGGGCAGCAACTGCACTTGAAGTTAGAGCCACAGGAATCCCATATGCTTTTGCTCCCTGCATTGCA GTATGCAGAGATCCAAGATGGGGACGTTGTTATGAAAGCTACAGCGAAGATCATAAGATTGTGCGAACCATGACAGAGATAATTCATGGTTTACAAGGAGATCTGCCAGCTAATTCTCGCAAGGGTGTTCCCTTTGTTGGCGGAAA GTCAAATGTAGCAGCCTGTGCCAAGCATTTTGTGGGAGACGGTGGCACAGTAGGGGGGATCGATGCAAATAACACTGTAATTAACTCAAATGGTTTGTATGGCATCCACATGTCTGCATATTATGATTCAATCATTAAGGGTGTTTCAACGGTGATGGTGTCTTACTCAAGCTGGAATGGGGTAAAGATGCATGCTCATCGAGATCTTGTCACTGGCTTCCTAAAGGGCAAGCTCAAATTCAGG GGTTTTGTGATTTCTGATTGGGAAGGCATCGACCGGATTACAAGCCCACCTCATGCTAATTACACTTATTCAGTTCAAGCTGGAGTTTCGGCTGGAATTGACATG GTTATGGTTCCAACCAACTACACGGAGTTTATTGATACTCTAACTCAACTAGTGAAAGATAGTGTCATTCCCATGAGCAGAATTGATGATGCTGTGAAGCGGATATTGAGAGTTAAGTTTACCATGGGTCTCTTTGAGAACCCACTGGCTGACCTTAGCTTGGTAAACCAACTCGGTAGCCAG GAGCATAGAGAGTTGGCAAGGGAAGCAGTAAGGAAATCGCTTGTCCTTTTGAAGAACGGGAAGAGCGCTAGTCAGCCATTACTTCCTCTTCCAAAGAAAGCTCCTAAGATACTTGTAGCTGGAAGTCATGCAGACAATTTGGGTTACCAATGCGGAGGATGGACAATAGAATGGCAGGGCGCTGCAGGCAATGATTTAACAGTCG GAACCACCATTTTAAGTGCTATCAAGAAAACTGTGGATCCTTCTACACAAGTAGTGTACCAGCAGAATCCTGATGCAAACTTTGTGAAGTCCAATGAATTCGACTACGCCGTTGTTGTAGTAGGTGAAGTCCCATACGCAGAGATTTTGGGTGACAGCACAAATCTTACAATAACAGACCCTGGTCCTAGCACTATCAACAATGTCTGTGGTGCTGTGAAATGTGTTGTAGTCGTCGTGTCTGGTCGTCCAGTTGTGCTAGAGCCTTACGTCGATAAAATAGATGCACTTGTAGCTGCTTGGCTTCCGGGGACTGAAGGGCAAGGTGTTGCAGATGTTTTATTTGGTGACTATGGTTTCACTGGTAAACTTGCTAGGACCTGGTTCAAGTCAGTTGATCAG
- the LOC107875707 gene encoding beta-glucosidase BoGH3B isoform X3, producing MRRYSISMKVFVLFCCLWAVIVEAEYLKYKDPKQPMVTRIKDLMKRMTLEEKIGQMTQIERKVASVDVMKQYFIGSVLSGGGSVPAPKASAEDWINMVNDIQMAALSTRLGIPMIYGIDAVHGHNNVYNATIFPHNIGLGVTRDPDLVKRIGAATALEVRATGIPYAFAPCIAVCRDPRWGRCYESYSEDHKIVRTMTEIIHGLQGDLPANSRKGVPFVGGKSNVAACAKHFVGDGGTVGGIDANNTVINSNGLYGIHMSAYYDSIIKGVSTVMVSYSSWNGVKMHAHRDLVTGFLKGKLKFRGFVISDWEGIDRITSPPHANYTYSVQAGVSAGIDMVMVPTNYTEFIDTLTQLVKDSVIPMSRIDDAVKRILRVKFTMGLFENPLADLSLVNQLGSQEHRELAREAVRKSLVLLKNGKSASQPLLPLPKKAPKILVAGSHADNLGYQCGGWTIEWQGAAGNDLTVGTTILSAIKKTVDPSTQVVYQQNPDANFVKSNEFDYAVVVVGEVPYAEILGDSTNLTITDPGPSTINNVCGAVKCVVVVVSGRPVVLEPYVDKIDALVAAWLPGTEGQGVADVLFGDYGFTGKLARTWFKSVDQLPMNVGDRHYDPLFPFGSGLTTQPVKMN from the exons ATGAGGAGATATTCAATATCCATGAAGGTTTTTGTGTTGTTCTGCTGCCTATGGGCAGTGATTGTGGAGGCAGAGTACCTAAAATACAAGGACCCAAAACAGCCAATGGTTACAAGAATCAAGGACTTGATGAAAAGAATGACACTTGAGGAAAAAATTGGTCAGATGACTCAGATTGAGAGGAAAGTTGCATCAGTTGATGTTATGAAGCAATATTTCATTG GAAGTGTATTGAGTGGTGGAGGAAGTGTTCCTGCACCTAAGGCCTCTGCTGAGGATTGGATCAATATGGTAAATGATATTCAAATGGCTGCTCTTTCGACCCGCCTTGGCATTCCAATGATTTATGGGATTGATGCAGTTCATGGACACAACAATGTCTATAATGCTACTATTTTTCCTCACAATATTGGGCTTGGTGTCACCAG GGACCCTGATCTCGTGAAGCGGATTGGGGCAGCAACTGCACTTGAAGTTAGAGCCACAGGAATCCCATATGCTTTTGCTCCCTGCATTGCA GTATGCAGAGATCCAAGATGGGGACGTTGTTATGAAAGCTACAGCGAAGATCATAAGATTGTGCGAACCATGACAGAGATAATTCATGGTTTACAAGGAGATCTGCCAGCTAATTCTCGCAAGGGTGTTCCCTTTGTTGGCGGAAA GTCAAATGTAGCAGCCTGTGCCAAGCATTTTGTGGGAGACGGTGGCACAGTAGGGGGGATCGATGCAAATAACACTGTAATTAACTCAAATGGTTTGTATGGCATCCACATGTCTGCATATTATGATTCAATCATTAAGGGTGTTTCAACGGTGATGGTGTCTTACTCAAGCTGGAATGGGGTAAAGATGCATGCTCATCGAGATCTTGTCACTGGCTTCCTAAAGGGCAAGCTCAAATTCAGG GGTTTTGTGATTTCTGATTGGGAAGGCATCGACCGGATTACAAGCCCACCTCATGCTAATTACACTTATTCAGTTCAAGCTGGAGTTTCGGCTGGAATTGACATG GTTATGGTTCCAACCAACTACACGGAGTTTATTGATACTCTAACTCAACTAGTGAAAGATAGTGTCATTCCCATGAGCAGAATTGATGATGCTGTGAAGCGGATATTGAGAGTTAAGTTTACCATGGGTCTCTTTGAGAACCCACTGGCTGACCTTAGCTTGGTAAACCAACTCGGTAGCCAG GAGCATAGAGAGTTGGCAAGGGAAGCAGTAAGGAAATCGCTTGTCCTTTTGAAGAACGGGAAGAGCGCTAGTCAGCCATTACTTCCTCTTCCAAAGAAAGCTCCTAAGATACTTGTAGCTGGAAGTCATGCAGACAATTTGGGTTACCAATGCGGAGGATGGACAATAGAATGGCAGGGCGCTGCAGGCAATGATTTAACAGTCG GAACCACCATTTTAAGTGCTATCAAGAAAACTGTGGATCCTTCTACACAAGTAGTGTACCAGCAGAATCCTGATGCAAACTTTGTGAAGTCCAATGAATTCGACTACGCCGTTGTTGTAGTAGGTGAAGTCCCATACGCAGAGATTTTGGGTGACAGCACAAATCTTACAATAACAGACCCTGGTCCTAGCACTATCAACAATGTCTGTGGTGCTGTGAAATGTGTTGTAGTCGTCGTGTCTGGTCGTCCAGTTGTGCTAGAGCCTTACGTCGATAAAATAGATGCACTTGTAGCTGCTTGGCTTCCGGGGACTGAAGGGCAAGGTGTTGCAGATGTTTTATTTGGTGACTATGGTTTCACTGGTAAACTTGCTAGGACCTGGTTCAAGTCAGTTGATCAGCTTCCTATGAACGTCGGTGATCGCCATTACGATCCCCTCTTTCCCTTCGGATCTGGTCTCACAACTCAGCCAGTGAAAATGAATTAG